The Columba livia isolate bColLiv1 breed racing homer chromosome 13, bColLiv1.pat.W.v2, whole genome shotgun sequence genome has a segment encoding these proteins:
- the CIAO2B gene encoding cytosolic iron-sulfur assembly component 2B yields the protein MVGPGPGGGAPLENANPLIYRRSGERPVTAREEDEELPDSIDDREIFDLIRSINDPEHPLTLEELNVVEQVRVKVNDAESTVAVEFTPTIPHCSMATLIGLSIKVKLIRSLPERFKLDVHITPGTHASEHAVNKQLADKERVAAALENSHLLEVVNQCLSARS from the exons ATGGTGGGCCCGGGCCCGGGCGGCGGGGCGCCGCTGGAGAACGCCAACCCGCTCATCTACCGCCGCTCGGGGGAGCGGCCGGTGACGGCGCgggaggaggacgaggagctGCCCGACTCCATCGACGACCGGGAGATCTTCG ATCTCATCCGCTCCATTAACGACCCCGAGCACCCGCTCACCCTGGAGGAGCTGAACGTCGTGGAGCAAGTGCGAGTGAAA GTGAATGACGCGGAGAGCACGGTGGCGGTGGAGTTCACTCCCACCATTCCTCACTGCAGCATGGCGACCTTAATCGGCCTCTCCATAAAAGTAAAACTGATCAGATCTCTGCCCGAGAGGTTTAAG CTGGATGTTCACATAACACCAGGAACACATGCCTCTGAGCATGCAG tTAATAAACAGCTTGCTGATAAAGAACGTGTAGCAGCTGCTTTGGAGAACTCTCACTTACTGGAAGTGGTGAATCAGTGTTTGTCTGCCAGATCATAA